Proteins encoded by one window of Cyanobium sp. NS01:
- a CDS encoding Nramp family divalent metal transporter produces MPDAPLGTAARTNAQTVEVPAGLGMLRTFMRVLGPGYLVAVGYMDPGNWATDLAAGSQFGYRLLWVIGLSSLMAMVLQSLCCRLGIATRLDLAQACSRLLPRFWRIPLWLLAEVAIIACDLAELVGSAIALQLLFGLPLPWGVGLTAADTLLLLALQRFGIRRLEALVIALVALVGGCFAVEMFLLQPNWSQVGQGFLPQAASLRDGQQLFLAAGILGATVMPHNLYLHSSLVQTRHWSAAKGATRRALAFSTWDTLIALSLAFLINVSILVLAAGSFYGRLPQPVTDLSEAYRLLTPMLGTSLASVLFGVALLAAGQSSTLTATMAGQIVMEGFLQIRLPDWKRRLLTRGLALIPAMATVILFGERATTNLLVLSQVVLSLQLPFAVIPLVWFCGRRGLMGDLKAPLWLQAAGWICASVIVLINLSMLSAVLRGV; encoded by the coding sequence ATGCCTGATGCACCGCTCGGCACGGCCGCGCGCACCAATGCCCAGACGGTGGAGGTGCCTGCAGGCCTGGGCATGCTGCGCACCTTCATGCGGGTGCTGGGCCCCGGCTACCTGGTGGCCGTGGGCTACATGGATCCGGGCAACTGGGCCACCGATCTTGCGGCGGGCTCCCAGTTCGGCTACCGCCTGCTCTGGGTGATCGGGCTCTCCAGCCTGATGGCGATGGTGCTCCAGTCGCTCTGCTGCCGGCTGGGCATCGCCACAAGGCTGGACCTGGCCCAGGCCTGCAGCCGTCTGCTGCCGCGGTTCTGGCGAATCCCCCTCTGGTTGCTGGCCGAAGTGGCGATCATTGCCTGCGACCTGGCCGAGCTGGTGGGCAGCGCCATTGCCCTGCAGCTGCTTTTCGGTCTTCCATTGCCCTGGGGGGTGGGCCTCACGGCCGCCGACACCCTGTTGCTGCTGGCGCTGCAGCGCTTCGGGATCCGGCGGCTGGAGGCCCTGGTGATCGCCCTGGTCGCCCTGGTCGGGGGTTGCTTCGCGGTGGAAATGTTCTTGCTGCAGCCCAACTGGAGCCAGGTGGGCCAGGGCTTCCTTCCCCAGGCCGCCAGCCTCAGGGACGGGCAGCAGCTGTTTCTGGCGGCCGGCATTCTCGGTGCCACGGTGATGCCCCACAACCTCTATCTCCATTCCTCGCTGGTGCAGACCCGCCACTGGAGCGCGGCGAAGGGAGCAACGCGCAGGGCACTCGCCTTCAGCACCTGGGACACCCTGATCGCCCTCAGTCTGGCCTTTCTGATCAATGTCTCGATCCTGGTGCTGGCCGCCGGCAGCTTCTACGGACGGCTACCGCAGCCGGTCACGGATCTGAGCGAGGCCTACCGGCTGCTGACGCCGATGCTGGGCACGTCGCTCGCCAGCGTGCTGTTCGGCGTGGCCCTGCTGGCGGCGGGCCAGAGCTCGACGCTCACCGCCACCATGGCCGGCCAGATCGTGATGGAGGGGTTCCTGCAGATCCGTCTGCCGGACTGGAAGCGGCGGCTGCTCACCCGCGGTCTCGCGCTGATCCCGGCGATGGCCACAGTGATCCTGTTCGGTGAACGGGCCACAACAAATCTGCTGGTGCTGAGCCAGGTGGTGCTGTCTCTGCAGTTGCCCTTCGCGGTGATCCCGCTGGTGTGGTTCTGCGGCCGCCGGGGCCTGATGGGCGATCTGAAAGCACCGCTCTGGCTCCAGGCCGCGGGCTGGATCTGCGCCAGCGTGATTGTGCTGATCAACCTCTCGATGCTGAGCGCGGTGTTGCGGGGCGTCTGA